From Canis lupus baileyi chromosome 16, mCanLup2.hap1, whole genome shotgun sequence:
tttacttacttacttatttatttaagatagaacATGAatgggagtggtagagggaggtggagagagaatatcaagcagactctccgctgaacATGGtgtctgactcagggctcagtctcagaatCTTGTGATAATGACCTGATCCAagaccaagagtcggatgcttaactgcctgTCCCAACCCAATGTAGAGGGATAGAAAAAAAGCAGCTGACACGGACTCCATGGGGAGCAAGACTGGATGGAGGGcccaatctcattttttttaaatcattactcAATCAGAAATAAGAATCAGATTCTTAACCATCTAAACCATCTAGGAACTTTATCATCCCTCCTTTCGtatgtatctttctttttcccacttACATCCTAAATAGTATTCCACCTATGGATTAATTtggaatgatttatttttccctttttttccctctcattgtTTCAGCCAATCTTTAGCAGATACCTCTGTAGCAGGTCACAGTTCTTCTATTTAGAGAATTATAGcagaaatacatctttttttgttgttgttgttgtttgttttttttttttttgcagaaatacaTCTTATTTAAAATCCTTAATAGTGTAAAATAGATTTTGTCCCTCTATAGCCTTAACAGCGTTAAGAATGTAAAAAGTTTACTAGGAAATAATGCGAATGAAAGAGTTAAAAGGGGGAGtaaaggcagcccaggtggctcagcagtttagcaccaaccttcagcccagggcctgatcctggagacccaggatcgagtcccacgtcgggctccctgcatggagcctgcttctccctctgcctgtgtctctgcctctctctctctctctctctttctctctaatgaataaataaataaataaataaataaataaataaataaaatctttaaaaaggtgggGGAGTAAGGGAGAGTAGGTGGCAAAAGCCTACAGACTGCAATGTAGGTATGACATCTTTCCCAAAAATGTCTGAAATAGACAACATTAGGCAAAGAGAGCATAAGCCTACCATGCGGGCTTGACAAAACATTGGTCAACCCAATGGAGATATCCAGAGCAAAGACGGCCATTAATAAGTTCCCATGTTGGGAAGAAAATGCTAGGCCCTAGTACTTTTATGGTGTGTAATTATGAGCCATGGGTTTACAGAAAAAACATGGCCTTAGCTCTAAAGGTGATGAAGATCCTGAAGTTGCTAACAGTTGGAATCTATCAGCTACCTGCACTCTTTACAACAGAAGTGCAAATATCTCCAGACATATGAAGTAAAAACCACAATAGAAACAAAGACCGAATAAGAGCCCCTAAACACTCCTCTCTTCCTAACCAATATATTAACCAGAAGCAGTAGCAATCCATGTGGACCAGCAGAATTTAGGGCTCCCTCAAAGACTTAAAGAATGCAGGTATGGTAGTTCCCAGCAAACTTCATTTGATTGACAAACTGGCTCCTCCAAAAACCTAATGGATCACGGTATATAATTATGGAATATCTTAAACTTAAATCAATTTATAGACCCATTAACAGCTATAACATTTCAGTACCATTTAAGTTTAAAGGCTGTAGAAAGAAGAAATACTCCCAGTGAGCATAGCCATGAGTACACATGGTCATAAGTTTCTTTTGTAGAAAAAGTGGCctattccatcctaaagcaagagaaaacccattcttgggcagcccaggtggcccagcagtttagtgccaccttcggcccggggtgtgatcctggagacctgagattgagccccatgtcgggctccctggatggagcctgcttctccctctgcctgtgtctctgcctctctctttctctctgtgtcttcatgaataaataaataaaatctttatataaaaaaaagaatacccattcttctccagtgcacatggaacatcctccagaatagatcacatactgcgtcacaaatcaggtctcaactgataccaaaagactggtattattccctgcatattttcagaccacaatgctttgaattttgaacttaatcacaagaagaaatttggaagaaactcaaatacttggaggttaaagagcatcctactaaagaatgaatgggtcaaccaggaaattaagaattaaaaaaatcatggaagcaaatgaaaatgaaaacacaacagttcagaacctttgggatgTAACAAAGATGGTCCTAAGatggaagtatatagcaatagaggcctttctcaataaataagtCTCAaacacacaagctaaccttacatctaaaggagctggaaaaagaattgCAAATAAAGGCTAAACctagcagaagagaaataataaagattagagcagaaatcaatgaaattgaaaccaAATAACAGTGGAACAATCAATGACActaggttctttgaaagaattaataagattgataaaccgctagccagccttatgaagaagaaggaggaggaggaggaagaggaggaggagaaaaaagaagaaaaaagaaaagaaaagaaaagagaagagaagagaagagaagagaagaaaagaaggcccagataaataaaatcacaaatgaaagaggatagatcacaatcaacactcaagaaatacaaacaattataagaacatattatgagcaactatatgccaacaaattgggcaatctggaagaaatggatgcattcctagaaacatataaactaccaaaatagaaaacctgaacagacccatagccagcaaggaaattgaagcagtaatcaaaagaCTCTGAACAAACAAGAGTTCAGGACCAGAACAAACAAGAGTTCagtcttcccaggggaattcaaccaaacatttaatgaagaatgaatacctattcttctaaagctgtttcaaaaagtagaaacagaaggaaaacttctaaactcattctatgagaccaatattaccttgatcccaaaactagGCAAAGAcccattaaaaaggaaaattacagagcagtatccctgatgaacatggatgccaatattctcaccaaaatactagccaataggatccaatagtacattaagaggattatttaccacaaccaaatgggatttatccctgggatgcaagaatggttcaacatctacaaatcaatcaatgtgataaatcacattaataaaagaaaggacaagaaccatatgatcctctcaattgatgcaggaaaagcatttgacaaagtgcagcttactttcttaattaaaactctccacagtgtagggatggagggaacattccccaATATCATAAAAAACATATATGAAGATCCCAtagcaaatctcattctcaatggggaaaaacaaatGTCTATATGAGGGACATTTCAGCCAGAGGACAAGATCTAATGAAAAACTGTCACCTAGTCATTTTGTACTCCTCATGTTAGTAGACGAGCATGTAGAGAAAAGGGTCACTGTTCGGTGATGGATAATTATCATAAAAAGGTAGACTGCAGAGAGAAAGGTATCTGGAACTCAGGAGATTTCACTGGAATATCTATGGGTCTGTCCATCCCTGTATCAGTAATCAGACACTCAGATCCATTGGACAGGATTATCTGGGTTACTCCATTGGGACATTAtccaaaataatagaaatatccaaaataatagAAGCATTGGCTAAGATAAAGGAAATATAGGACTACTAGCAAAAGATGGAGACGATGAGTATTCGTTGCACGCTACTACAGTGCCAGTAGCTGCCGCTTCTTCCATTAGACTTCCTGTTATACACCCCTTTATTTTCCTCCCCACCTTCTTCTCTGCCAAcattcctttcttatttccttccttctttccttttttattccctccttcctatgatttcttcttctctataattctcttctttttctcctcctccttcttttccttattcatctttttctagAAATTGTGGGTCTCCATCACCTTGAAAAAACAGAGATTAGTCTGAGAGGAACAAAGATGATGTATTCATTGTAGATGATATATTCAATACCTCACTTCTATGTGCTGAGTATTAGTGTCTTTTCAAATCCATCTGCTGAAGACTTAATCCCCAATGAGATGACATTTAGAGATGGGATCTTTAAGAGGTAATTATATTTGGATGAGGTTATGAGGATGAACCCCCTATAATAGGATTGATGTTCTtataatgagagacagagaccaaagctctctcactttctctctgccATTTGAAGATACAACCAAAACGCAGCCATCAGCAAACCAGGAAGAGGATTCAAGCAGACACTTAAAcagccagcaccttgatctttgacttcccagcctccagaactgtggcatataaaatttattgtgtgagccacccagtctgtggaaGTTCATTATAGCACTCTAAACTGTCTGACACAACCATTCACATATCTTGGATCTCAGTGCGCTCAGGCCAGCTTCCAATAGCCATATGTACTTCTCTGTGTCTAAGGGTTCTCTTCATGCAACAGCAGAAAGTCATTAAGTCTATGCATGTCATACTGTGAAAAACACACAACCAATGATTCTGGAGAGTTGTCTATAAAGATTCCAGCTCCATTTCATCAAGTAGGATAGTTCTAAAGTGTATATTTTTACACTGTTTCTGATCATTTTCCATCAGGCTTAAGCTTCAGTTGCAGACAGTGATGctaaattcatatatattcttaCCTGTCTCATTTCTTCAATTCTCTGCGAGTTTGCTATGCACATCCTAAAAAATGTCCACTTGGTTCTTTTTCTTGGGATAGTGTTTCTGAGGAAACAAACTATGAATTCACCTCTCTGggtcttaatttcttcttttctaaaatgggaatatttatatttccttgaaaCTTTCTTCAGAATTAAAGGTAATGTATATGAAGCATTTGGTCCCTACCTAGCAACCCAGGTCAGATCCGTTCCTCACCTCTGAATGCAAACCCCCATCTCTGAATGACCAGCAGGAGGCACAACTGGTCTTGGCAGCCTGTCCAGAGCCTCCCATAGAGCTAGTCTCCAATGTTGGTGCGTGCCCCAGGCAGGAACCTTCCTAGCTCATCAGAGGTCCCTCCACTGCTCCCAGGAGGTGACCCAGAGCCTAGGTCTCCTCTTCCTCTCAGAGCCCAAATCAGGCCTCACATCCTTGAGCACCCAGGCAGCATTGTTAATATGTTGGGGACTGGAAGCACCAGCCTTCTATCTATGGCGGCTCCTAATGAATACccatggttttgttttggttttttttctcctctttcttcttcctcacaTTCGTCTCACCCCCCTGGAACATGCTCTTAATTCACCTCAAGTTCTTCATAGTTGGCCTCAGAAAATACAAGAGGTTGTTTAGTTTCTTGGATGGTTCATAGGTCATGTGTTACTCAAAGTCATACATGCCCATTACATAGTCTCTGAGTCTTCAACTTTGTCTTAACTTGaatttcttaatagcattttggTGAGCAATTTCCATAACTTTAGGGGAATACAATATATAGTCCACTTCTTATTGcagagaattatttattttcttactatatTGAGAGAGATTTAGTAGAAGGAGGCTATTCAGAATTGGATTTACACAATACAGAGAAAGTCAGTTTAGATAAGAGTCTCTCTTGTGAGGACACAGTGGATGCTAACTATTTCATGAGGATGAATTGCATGTGTGACTGAACATGTGGAAACAGGAAAGGCTATGTGTTTTCTTGAGAGCTCCAAAAGGCAGCTCCCACCTGCCCTTCCATGTATATACTGCTTGCTGTGTTGtgagaaactgattttttaacagTTTCTGCATATATGAGGGATTGTTTCTTCCATTTgtaaagaataaatacatttgcaTAGCTTACTAGTGTTCAGTACTAAATATTATTGCTACTTCTATTGACATGTCAATGTGTTGCCTTTGAGCAGGAACAAATGATCCAATCCTGTATCTAAGTTTATCATTATTAACTACATTAAAttacacagtgaaatattatcACTTTAAAATGTAGAATATAATTCATGACAGGCTGTTGTGTAGCTCAGGTCAGATAATGCATATTGTACCCAATATGTATATAAGTTCCTATATTGGGAATATTGtacagtaaaataaaacacaatatagGGTGAATTATGATATAGCCTTTATTAAGAAACATATAAGTAAGATACTTGCATCTAAAGATGAAAGCAGGAGAAAGAACCACGAGCAcgttgaaaaatatatataattatgaagTTTATTAATCAGTTTCAGGAACCtatgaaaaagttttggagacTTATTTTCCTAACCTACTTAGAGGGAACAGATGATCCTGACTTCAGAAACCAAGACGATAACTTAGTATCAAGGATTTATGAAACTGACACAAGATCCACATACTTGAAAGGAAGAGAATTGGAGGAAGTCCTCTGTACAACATCAAACTGATTCACAAGCTTATAAAAacacatatgagaaaaaaaatttgatggtTGCATGGTGACTTTCAGCAAAATCAAGCAAGGAAATTTGTCCTAAATGGCAAGTCAGTTAACAGGAAGGTGTGCAGATGGTGTTTCTTTGGTCACGTGATGAGCAACAGGAAGGCTAACAGCAGCTGGATCCACAGCCTTGGGCTAGGCACCCAGGCAGGCAGCAACAGGTGGGCTGGTAGCAGGTTCTCCTGCAGAAAACGGGGGTGCAGCAAGCTGGCTGGGAGCAGGGTGTGCAGCAGCAACTGGGGCGgcagcaaggctggcagcagctggacacacagcatgTGGGCTTGCAGCAGGTGGTCCTACAGCAGGTGGTTTGACAGCACGTTGGGCGgcagcagcaaggctggcagcagctggacccgCAGCCACTGGACCCACAGTAgctgggctggcagcagctggacacacagcatgTGGGCTTGCAGCAGGTGGTCCTGCAGCAGGTGGTTTGACAGCACGTTGGGCGgcagcaaggctggcagcagctggacccgCAGCCACTGGACCCACAGTAgctgggctggcagcagctggacacacagcatgTGGGCTTGCAGCAGGTGGTCCTACAGCAGGTGGTTTGACAGCAAGTTGGGCGGTagcagcaaggctggcagcagctggacacacagcagCTGGGCTGGCAGCAACTGGACACACAGCATGTGGGCTTGCAGCAGGTGGTCCTGCAGCAGGTGGTTTGACAGCACGTTGGGCGAGagcagcaaggctggcagcagctggacccgCAGCCACTGGACCCAGAGCAgctgggctggcagcagctggacacacagcatgTGGGCTTGCAGCAGGTGGTCCTGCAGCAGGTGGTCCTGCAGCAGGTGGTCCTGCAGCACGTAGGCTGGCAGCAAGAGGAGCAACACGAGTTGGTCATGGTGTCACGAATTGGGGGGTTGGCTTCAGTTCAGAGGTAAGATTCTCAGATTCTGACTGATGCCTCCTTCTGTTTTGGGGCTTTTATGCACTGAACTCCCCAATGTGGACCAATGGgcaggactttctttttttgttgtttatgcttttgtttttgtttttgtttttttatagtcACTAACAATTTTCAAGGAAGAAGTTGTTCCCCTAGTGTTTTGAAGGTTCTGTAATTTAGTGTTTGATCATTACCTTAATTGAGAATACTATTTAGGAACCTTTtccagaaatga
This genomic window contains:
- the LOC140607528 gene encoding uncharacterized protein; the protein is MTNSCCSSCCQPTCCRTTCCRTTCCRTTCCKPTCCVSSCCQPSCSGSSGCGSSCCQPCCSRPTCCQTTCCRTTCCKPTCCVSSCCQPSCCVSSCCQPCCYRPTCCQTTCCRTTCCKPTCCVSSCCQPSYCGSSGCGSSCCQPCCRPTCCQTTCCRTTCCKPTCCVSSCCQPSYCGSSGCGSSCCQPCCCRPTCCQTTCCRTTCCKPTCCVSSCCQPCCRPSCCCTPCSQPACCTPVFCRRTCYQPTCCCLPGCLAQGCGSSCC